Proteins encoded together in one Thermoanaerobaculia bacterium window:
- a CDS encoding response regulator transcription factor: MKSDPRILVVDPDQDERDLVLATAKSLSAECDWCTNADDALREIAEHDYDAILLDVLMNDHSGYELCRALKADPESSDVPILFATTRNRAEDVLEGFQSLAFDFLVKPYRPRELRARLANAIRLRGLLEEMKLRVRFYERVLRVGRGLAAARTPAETAQTITRELEGVVEGFGARGATIESGGGSIFSAGVTSGPPATEIPFEHSGVEGTLRLWRDTPADPEERVRLADISAIVARGMARHGIGLRTAPAVPR, encoded by the coding sequence ATGAAATCCGATCCGCGCATCCTCGTCGTCGATCCGGACCAGGACGAGCGCGACCTCGTCCTGGCGACGGCGAAGAGTCTTTCCGCGGAGTGCGACTGGTGCACCAACGCCGACGACGCGCTCCGGGAGATCGCGGAACACGACTACGACGCGATCCTGCTCGACGTGCTGATGAACGACCACTCGGGCTACGAGCTCTGCCGGGCGCTCAAGGCGGACCCGGAGAGCTCGGACGTCCCGATCCTCTTCGCCACCACGCGGAACCGCGCCGAGGACGTCCTCGAAGGATTCCAGTCCCTCGCGTTCGACTTCCTCGTCAAGCCGTATCGCCCCCGCGAGCTCCGCGCGCGTCTCGCCAACGCGATCCGCCTCCGCGGCCTCCTCGAGGAGATGAAGCTCCGGGTGCGCTTCTACGAGAGAGTGCTCCGCGTCGGGCGCGGTCTCGCGGCCGCGCGGACTCCCGCCGAGACCGCGCAAACGATCACGCGGGAGCTCGAGGGAGTGGTCGAGGGGTTCGGCGCGCGCGGAGCGACGATCGAGTCGGGAGGGGGCTCGATCTTCTCGGCCGGCGTCACCTCGGGTCCGCCCGCCACGGAGATCCCGTTCGAGCATTCGGGGGTCGAGGGAACGCTCCGGCTCTGGCGGGACACGCCGGCCGACCCCGAAGAGCGCGTGCGCCTCGCCGATATCTCGGCGATCGTCGCGCGGGGGATGGCCCGCCACGGAATCGGCCTTCGGACGGCGCCGGCCGTTCCGCGCTGA
- a CDS encoding DUF6600 domain-containing protein: MKSRFFPSLFFGLAALFLAALPLRAQRSGYAHVTDVDGAGSILSDANGRTEIQVNLPLAEGDTIVTDAGAHAEIELADGNRVQIAGESRLRLDALAGEQGSNADESAITLLEGSAAAESASFDDARAFRIDTADASAYVTAKGRARVNLDANRGTTVIVRAGSVDVQTRSGSITAEAGQYVLVHGDEQPELARGSFSRDRFDVWVADRTETALSAYNSVSARYVDGDEYDQDVAALDDYGSWDYSPTYDTEVWRPNVGADWSPYSDGYWYYTPVGASWVPYEPWGWFPHHFGNWFFDAGFGSWCWSPAFVYSPGWVYWGFTNGFVGWCPIGSYAYYGPYANYWGGYGGWHSGLYFSVSGLFDSGRVDWHHGWNFVDSHHFGSHFDHRSVLPGSAVASRLGARVAITSDPVRVPIVTGRGSAATALRSYVRTAPATIARQSSPERSAALTPFLGRQAKLPAATVRTLQDTQLARVNPSARRLEGPGADRLVASPRQTAGSLSGSRSLSGGAFRNPGQARTESWRAPQRNSFGSSSRAVPPPSSRSGERSNDWRRPSSISPRSIAPRSPSGGESWRERPAPPRGYASTPRSRNSGGAPAESWRTRANTPPAQRVIEGIDRGRAVPPPRSEPYVRSLPERRSGNFEPREIAPMPRYQRSAPPAYGLRESAPPSRSERFAPPDARRAEPSPRYSAAPPRYERSAPPPRSAPPQTREYRAPAPAPRSSPPPPPRGGEYRPPHGRSH; the protein is encoded by the coding sequence ATGAAATCCAGGTTTTTTCCATCGTTGTTTTTCGGGTTGGCCGCCCTTTTCCTGGCGGCTCTTCCCCTGCGCGCCCAGCGGTCGGGCTACGCTCACGTCACCGACGTCGACGGCGCCGGCTCGATCCTTTCCGACGCCAACGGCCGGACCGAAATCCAGGTCAATCTTCCGCTCGCGGAAGGGGACACGATCGTCACCGACGCGGGCGCCCACGCCGAAATCGAGCTCGCCGACGGGAATCGCGTCCAGATCGCCGGCGAGAGCCGCCTTCGTCTCGACGCGCTCGCCGGGGAGCAGGGATCCAACGCCGATGAGTCCGCGATCACGCTCCTGGAGGGATCGGCCGCCGCCGAGTCGGCTTCCTTCGACGACGCCCGCGCGTTCCGGATCGACACCGCGGACGCGTCGGCGTACGTGACCGCGAAGGGACGGGCGCGCGTGAACCTCGACGCCAACCGGGGCACCACGGTGATCGTCCGCGCGGGCTCGGTCGACGTCCAGACGCGTTCCGGCTCGATCACGGCCGAAGCGGGCCAGTACGTGCTGGTCCACGGCGACGAACAGCCCGAGCTCGCCCGGGGGTCGTTCTCCCGCGATCGGTTCGACGTCTGGGTCGCCGACCGCACCGAAACCGCGCTCTCCGCGTACAACTCCGTCTCGGCCCGCTACGTCGACGGCGACGAATACGACCAGGACGTCGCGGCTCTGGACGATTACGGGAGCTGGGACTATTCGCCGACGTACGACACCGAGGTCTGGCGTCCGAACGTGGGCGCCGACTGGTCTCCGTATTCGGACGGGTACTGGTACTACACCCCCGTCGGCGCCTCGTGGGTGCCGTACGAGCCGTGGGGATGGTTCCCCCACCACTTCGGAAACTGGTTCTTCGACGCCGGGTTCGGCTCCTGGTGCTGGTCGCCCGCCTTCGTCTATTCGCCGGGGTGGGTGTACTGGGGATTCACGAACGGATTCGTCGGCTGGTGCCCGATCGGTTCCTACGCCTACTACGGCCCCTATGCGAACTACTGGGGCGGGTACGGCGGCTGGCACTCGGGACTCTACTTCTCCGTTTCCGGCCTGTTCGACTCCGGACGGGTGGACTGGCACCATGGCTGGAATTTCGTCGATTCGCACCACTTCGGATCGCATTTCGACCACCGGTCCGTGCTCCCGGGATCCGCGGTCGCCTCGCGGCTCGGCGCCCGGGTCGCGATCACGTCGGATCCGGTCCGGGTCCCGATCGTTACCGGCCGCGGCTCCGCCGCCACGGCGCTCCGTTCCTACGTTCGGACCGCCCCCGCGACGATCGCGCGGCAGAGCTCGCCCGAGCGATCCGCGGCGCTGACACCGTTTCTGGGCCGGCAGGCGAAGCTTCCCGCCGCGACGGTGCGCACCCTGCAGGACACCCAGCTCGCGCGGGTGAATCCCTCGGCCCGGCGGCTGGAAGGGCCCGGCGCGGATCGGCTCGTCGCGTCCCCGCGACAGACCGCCGGCTCCTTGTCCGGCTCCCGTTCGCTCTCCGGAGGCGCCTTCCGGAACCCGGGCCAGGCTCGCACCGAATCGTGGCGGGCGCCCCAGCGGAACTCCTTCGGCTCCTCGTCGCGCGCGGTTCCGCCGCCCTCGAGCCGATCCGGCGAGCGGTCGAACGACTGGCGCCGCCCGTCCTCGATTTCTCCCCGGTCGATCGCCCCGCGGTCGCCGAGCGGCGGCGAATCCTGGCGGGAGCGCCCGGCCCCCCCGCGCGGGTATGCCTCGACGCCCCGTTCCCGGAATTCCGGGGGCGCGCCGGCAGAGTCGTGGCGGACTCGCGCCAACACTCCTCCCGCGCAGCGCGTGATCGAGGGAATCGATCGCGGGCGGGCGGTCCCTCCCCCGCGAAGCGAACCGTACGTCCGCTCCCTGCCGGAGCGGCGGTCGGGGAACTTCGAGCCGCGAGAGATCGCGCCGATGCCGCGGTACCAGCGCTCCGCGCCGCCGGCCTACGGCCTCCGGGAGTCCGCGCCTCCGTCGCGTTCGGAGAGGTTCGCGCCTCCGGACGCCCGGCGGGCGGAGCCCTCGCCCCGGTATTCGGCGGCCCCTCCGCGATACGAGCGGTCGGCGCCTCCGCCGCGGTCGGCTCCCCCGCAGACTCGAGAGTACCGGGCGCCCGCTCCGGCTCCGCGTTCGTCGCCCCCTCCGCCGCCGCGCGGCGGGGAATACCGCCCGCCGCACGGTCGTTCTCACTGA
- the def gene encoding peptide deformylase: protein MIRDIVKFGDPRLLAPNAEVGEFDGRLAELVADLVETCHAAPGLGLAAPQVGVNLRVAIVDLSVGQDPAAVTVLVNPRIVREEGEIRSDEGCLSIPGLSEPLARPATVVVEAADAAGRRRAIEATGLFARALCHETDHLDQKLFVHRLRGLKKELVLRKVARRYGTR from the coding sequence GTGATCCGCGACATCGTCAAGTTCGGCGATCCCCGCCTCCTCGCGCCGAACGCCGAAGTCGGCGAGTTCGACGGCCGGCTCGCCGAGCTCGTCGCCGATCTCGTGGAAACGTGTCACGCCGCCCCGGGGCTCGGGCTCGCGGCGCCGCAGGTCGGCGTCAACCTCCGGGTCGCCATCGTCGACCTTTCCGTGGGACAGGATCCGGCCGCGGTGACCGTGCTCGTCAATCCGAGGATTGTGCGCGAGGAGGGAGAAATCCGTTCGGACGAAGGCTGCCTGTCGATTCCCGGGCTCTCCGAGCCGCTCGCCCGCCCCGCGACGGTCGTCGTCGAAGCGGCGGATGCGGCGGGGCGCCGGCGGGCGATCGAGGCCACGGGGCTCTTCGCGCGGGCCCTCTGCCATGAGACCGACCATCTCGACCAGAAACTCTTCGTTCACCGTCTCCGGGGACTGAAAAAGGAGCTGGTGCTGCGGAAGGTCGCCCGCCGCTACGGCACTCGCTGA
- a CDS encoding 3-hydroxyacyl-CoA dehydrogenase NAD-binding domain-containing protein: MSSAFRLDTVDGLALVTFDLPGEKVNKFSTPVMEELSSLVDRLSAADGIGALLFRSGKADVFIAGADVREIEDVRSPEEGRTASAVGQRIFDRFARLPFPTVAAIRGACLGGGTELALACDWRVCSDSSKTRIGLPEVNLGILPGWGGTQRLPRVTGLASALDLILTGKPIDGRRAARIGLADAVVPDAIFDAWSESFARGKIGARKPRGRRARLPLAARALEATPVGRALIFRKARAAVLARTRGRYPAPIEALEAVREGFGRKIEAGLAAENARLGRLIGTPVQRRLLRIFFWTEEVKKETGAINPTVAPRPVHRVGILGAGVMGGGIAQLAADRGFPARMKDIAAEPLAHGFRAAADVWREKVDRHRMSPAEFRRKMALLSGGLDYAGFSRAEVTIEAVVEKLEIKQAVLREWEEAVGDEAIFASNTSTLPISRIAAAARQPRRVAGMHFFNPVHRMPLVEVIRGEKSSDETIATIFDLARKMGKTPVVVRDAPGFLVNRILAPYLSEAVRLLEEGCRIEDVDGALTAFGMPVGPLALLDDVGIDVAAKGGQTMAAAFPERLPLSARFEAFTAGGRLGRKTGRGFYRYRGTRREKPDPEAYALVGARPASKPALPPEVIEARLLMPMINEAAFCLEDRIVESAEKLDLAMIFGTGFPPFRGGLLQYADDLGADRIVNRLSDLAERLGPRFSPAALLVQMAAERRTFHPA; encoded by the coding sequence ATGAGCTCCGCTTTCCGGCTCGACACCGTCGACGGACTCGCCCTCGTCACGTTCGACCTTCCCGGCGAAAAGGTGAACAAGTTCTCGACGCCCGTGATGGAAGAGCTCTCGTCGCTCGTCGACCGGCTTTCGGCCGCGGACGGCATCGGTGCGCTCCTGTTCCGCTCCGGAAAGGCGGACGTGTTCATCGCCGGAGCGGACGTGCGGGAAATCGAGGACGTCCGCTCGCCCGAGGAAGGAAGAACCGCATCGGCCGTCGGCCAGCGCATCTTCGACCGGTTCGCGCGCCTCCCGTTCCCGACGGTCGCGGCGATCCGGGGCGCCTGCCTGGGGGGAGGCACGGAGCTGGCGCTCGCATGCGACTGGCGCGTGTGTTCCGACTCGTCGAAGACCCGGATCGGTCTTCCGGAAGTCAACCTCGGAATCCTCCCGGGATGGGGCGGCACGCAGCGTCTTCCCCGTGTGACGGGACTCGCTTCCGCCCTCGATCTCATCCTGACGGGCAAGCCGATCGACGGCCGGCGCGCGGCCCGGATCGGGCTCGCCGACGCCGTCGTCCCCGACGCGATCTTCGACGCGTGGAGCGAGTCCTTCGCCCGCGGAAAGATCGGCGCGCGCAAGCCCCGCGGTCGCCGGGCGCGCCTCCCGCTCGCCGCGCGCGCGCTCGAAGCGACGCCCGTCGGCCGGGCACTGATCTTCCGCAAGGCCCGGGCCGCCGTGCTCGCGCGGACCCGCGGGCGGTACCCGGCCCCGATCGAGGCGCTCGAGGCGGTCCGCGAAGGATTCGGGCGGAAGATCGAGGCCGGCCTCGCCGCCGAGAACGCCCGGCTGGGCCGCCTGATCGGGACGCCGGTCCAGCGCCGGCTCCTGCGGATCTTCTTCTGGACGGAAGAGGTCAAGAAGGAGACCGGCGCGATCAACCCGACCGTCGCCCCCCGGCCCGTCCACCGGGTGGGAATTCTCGGCGCGGGCGTGATGGGCGGCGGAATCGCGCAGCTCGCCGCGGATCGGGGCTTTCCGGCCCGGATGAAGGACATCGCGGCCGAGCCGCTCGCCCACGGGTTTCGCGCGGCCGCCGACGTCTGGAGGGAGAAGGTCGACCGGCACCGGATGTCGCCTGCGGAATTCCGCCGCAAGATGGCGCTCCTCTCCGGCGGGCTCGACTACGCCGGTTTCTCGCGGGCGGAGGTCACGATCGAGGCGGTCGTCGAGAAGCTCGAGATCAAGCAGGCCGTGCTCCGCGAGTGGGAAGAGGCGGTCGGCGACGAGGCGATCTTCGCGTCGAACACCTCGACGCTTCCGATCTCGCGCATCGCCGCCGCCGCCCGCCAGCCGCGGCGCGTCGCGGGAATGCACTTCTTCAATCCCGTTCACCGGATGCCGCTCGTCGAGGTGATCCGCGGCGAGAAGTCGTCCGACGAAACGATCGCGACCATCTTCGATCTCGCGCGGAAGATGGGGAAGACGCCGGTCGTCGTGCGCGACGCACCGGGGTTCCTCGTCAACCGGATCCTCGCTCCCTATCTCTCCGAGGCGGTCCGTCTGCTCGAGGAGGGTTGCCGCATCGAGGACGTGGACGGCGCGCTGACCGCCTTCGGCATGCCGGTCGGCCCCCTCGCGCTCCTGGACGACGTGGGCATCGACGTCGCCGCCAAGGGGGGGCAGACGATGGCGGCCGCGTTTCCGGAGCGTCTCCCCCTCTCGGCGCGGTTCGAAGCCTTCACGGCGGGGGGGCGGCTCGGAAGGAAGACGGGCAGGGGCTTCTACCGTTACCGGGGAACCCGACGCGAGAAGCCGGACCCGGAAGCCTATGCGCTCGTCGGGGCTCGCCCGGCCTCGAAGCCGGCGCTGCCGCCGGAAGTGATCGAGGCGCGCCTGCTGATGCCGATGATCAACGAGGCGGCCTTCTGTCTCGAAGACCGCATCGTGGAGTCCGCGGAGAAGCTCGATCTCGCGATGATCTTCGGCACGGGCTTTCCCCCCTTCCGCGGCGGGCTCCTGCAGTACGCGGACGATCTCGGCGCGGACCGGATCGTCAACCGGCTCTCGGACCTCGCGGAGCGCCTCGGGCCGCGCTTCTCTCCCGCGGCCCTGCTCGTGCAGATGGCCGCGGAACGGCGAACGTTCCACCCCGCCTGA
- a CDS encoding acyl-CoA dehydrogenase family protein has protein sequence MAIEAPARSHPFVKSLFSGQIDEDALFPYPQVREDERETVSTFLDSFRQYAAAKIDPAKIEREHAVGADVIRGVSELGLMGMAIPEEYGGFGFSSSAYCRVMEDVGTADASLAIVVGAHQSIGCKGLILFGTDEQKRRWLPKLAAGELIGAFALTEPEAGSDAAAQKTTAVYDAATDTFVLNGTKQWISNGGFASFFTVFARDEALPATEPHRKITAFVVTSDLPGLARGKEENKLGLKGSSTCQIHFENMRVPAANVLGERGQGFKIAVEVLNTGRTSLGAGCVGGSKAMIRAAALHATQRKQFQTPIAQFEMIRAKFARMVVETYALESMVYLTTGLVDAGAEDYALEGACCKVFGTEVVWRNINDALQIAGGNGFMEEYPYEKALRDSRINMIFEGTNEILRMLVALSGARDVAEYMKDVGRALKAPLSSLGILSGFAGKRIRRAVAPGRLAGVAPELAPQGEYLVKYTGAMANAVETLLQKYGKGIIEKEYQQERLANATIDLYAGLAVLSRASAAIARLGAEKAAEEIRLAKTFIRHARHRIVGNLKEMDRSPDAELTAISETAYRAEGYAFSYWE, from the coding sequence ATGGCGATCGAAGCTCCCGCGCGCAGTCACCCCTTCGTCAAATCGCTCTTCTCGGGACAGATCGACGAAGACGCCCTCTTCCCGTATCCGCAGGTCCGCGAGGACGAGCGCGAGACCGTCTCGACGTTCCTCGACTCCTTCCGCCAGTACGCCGCCGCGAAGATCGACCCGGCCAAGATCGAGCGGGAACACGCGGTCGGCGCCGACGTCATCCGCGGCGTCTCCGAGCTCGGTCTCATGGGGATGGCGATCCCCGAGGAATACGGCGGGTTCGGATTCTCGTCGTCGGCGTACTGCCGCGTCATGGAAGACGTCGGCACCGCCGACGCCTCGCTCGCGATCGTCGTCGGTGCGCACCAGTCGATCGGCTGCAAGGGTCTGATCCTCTTCGGTACCGACGAGCAGAAGCGCCGCTGGCTGCCGAAGCTCGCGGCGGGTGAGCTCATCGGGGCGTTCGCGCTGACGGAGCCCGAAGCCGGATCCGACGCGGCCGCCCAGAAGACGACGGCCGTGTACGACGCCGCCACCGACACGTTCGTGCTCAACGGCACGAAACAGTGGATCTCCAACGGGGGCTTCGCCTCCTTCTTCACGGTCTTCGCGCGCGACGAGGCGCTGCCCGCGACGGAGCCGCACCGGAAGATCACCGCCTTCGTCGTCACCTCCGACCTTCCGGGACTCGCCCGCGGCAAGGAGGAGAACAAGCTGGGGTTGAAAGGGTCCTCGACCTGCCAGATCCACTTCGAGAACATGCGCGTCCCGGCGGCGAACGTCCTCGGCGAGCGCGGCCAGGGATTCAAGATCGCCGTCGAGGTCCTGAACACCGGCCGCACGTCGCTCGGGGCCGGATGCGTCGGCGGGTCGAAGGCGATGATCCGCGCGGCGGCGCTCCATGCCACGCAGCGCAAGCAGTTCCAGACTCCGATCGCGCAATTCGAGATGATCCGCGCGAAGTTCGCGCGCATGGTCGTCGAGACGTACGCGCTCGAGTCGATGGTCTATCTCACGACCGGGCTGGTCGATGCGGGCGCGGAGGACTACGCCCTCGAAGGCGCGTGCTGCAAGGTCTTCGGGACCGAGGTCGTGTGGAGGAACATCAACGACGCGCTCCAGATCGCGGGCGGCAACGGATTCATGGAGGAATACCCGTACGAGAAGGCGCTCCGCGATTCGCGGATCAACATGATCTTCGAGGGGACGAACGAGATCCTCCGCATGCTCGTCGCGCTCTCGGGAGCGCGGGACGTCGCCGAGTACATGAAGGACGTCGGACGGGCCCTCAAAGCGCCGCTCTCCTCGCTCGGGATCCTCTCGGGCTTCGCCGGAAAGCGGATCCGCCGCGCCGTGGCCCCGGGCAGGCTGGCCGGCGTCGCGCCCGAGCTCGCGCCGCAGGGGGAATACCTCGTGAAGTACACCGGCGCGATGGCGAACGCGGTCGAGACGCTCCTCCAGAAGTACGGCAAGGGAATCATCGAGAAGGAGTACCAGCAGGAGCGGCTGGCCAACGCGACGATCGACCTGTACGCGGGGCTCGCCGTGCTTTCCCGGGCCAGCGCCGCGATCGCCCGGCTCGGCGCCGAAAAGGCCGCCGAGGAGATCCGTCTCGCGAAGACGTTCATCCGGCACGCGCGGCACCGGATCGTCGGGAATCTCAAGGAGATGGATCGCAGCCCCGACGCCGAGCTGACGGCGATCTCCGAAACCGCCTATCGCGCGGAGGGTTACGCGTTCAGCTACTGGGAATGA
- a CDS encoding cyclic nucleotide-binding domain-containing protein translates to MTPDELREDREKRADAARSAGRDEEAIRLYEEILAADLAGGRFVPAVAVYQRVVLWKPADDELHRRLARRIAVARESLPAGSALGALPETALLAGIPPAQLAGALEKMTARRFPAGTTVLREGEPGDSLYLITEGRVEVETRDDAGERVVLGALGPGDFFGEISLLTSRPRTATVTAVSGLETLELTRAALVSLRAAYPDLERALAEAQRTRAERTAEALIEQRRRRT, encoded by the coding sequence ATGACGCCCGACGAGCTCCGGGAGGACCGGGAGAAGCGGGCGGACGCCGCCCGCTCCGCCGGACGCGACGAGGAGGCGATCCGTCTCTACGAGGAGATCCTGGCGGCCGACCTCGCCGGGGGCCGCTTCGTCCCCGCCGTGGCCGTCTACCAGCGGGTGGTTCTCTGGAAGCCGGCGGACGACGAGCTCCACCGGCGGCTGGCTCGGCGGATCGCGGTCGCCCGCGAGTCGCTCCCGGCCGGCTCCGCGCTCGGCGCGCTGCCGGAAACGGCCCTCCTCGCCGGCATCCCGCCCGCGCAGCTCGCGGGGGCGCTGGAAAAAATGACGGCCCGGCGCTTTCCGGCCGGAACGACGGTCCTGCGGGAGGGGGAGCCGGGGGATTCGCTCTACCTCATCACCGAGGGGCGCGTCGAGGTCGAGACGCGGGACGACGCCGGAGAGCGCGTGGTCCTGGGGGCTCTCGGACCGGGCGATTTCTTCGGCGAGATCTCGCTGCTGACGTCCCGGCCCCGAACCGCGACCGTGACGGCCGTCAGCGGGCTCGAGACGCTCGAGCTCACCCGCGCCGCGCTCGTTTCCCTGCGCGCGGCGTACCCCGATCTCGAACGGGCGCTCGCCGAGGCCCAGCGGACCCGGGCGGAGCGCACGGCCGAAGCCCTGATCGAGCAGCGCCGCCGCCGCACGTGA